The Persephonella sp. KM09-Lau-8 nucleotide sequence AAAAAGTTTCACACACACTTTTTGTTCCGCACAAGCTTATGTAAAAGACTTTACCTGATACAAAGGCAGAACCATCAGCATCAAAAAGACCTAAAATTGCAGCTTGTTTTAAAAAATTTTTTTTAAAATCAGGAATATAAGCTTTATTTGTCTTGTCTTTAACAGGAAAACCGTTTTCTTTTAAATTTTCAACCAAAGTTTTACTTGCAACTCTAAGAATATAGGATTTCCTTTTTTTATCGTATTTTATAGGTATATTTCTGTCTTGGAATCCTAAAAACTTTACAAACTTTATAATATGGGGATAATCTTTTTCCGATAATCCCAAAATTAGTTCTCTTATATTTCGTTTAATATCATATCTTATATGACCGTCTCCCATTAAAAATCCAAACCAGTAAGCCTGTTCAAATGTTTCTATTTTGTTAAATACGTATTCATTAAAATTGTATTTTCTTTCACAAGCTTTGCTGCAAAATTTTTGTTTCTCAAAAACTTTGTTAACTTTGAAAACTTTTCCACATTTTTGGCATATACGTTTTTTTAAATTTTCCTTGCACGTGTGACAATAAAATTGACGTGGATTATGCCCTTTAAAATTTTTTCCGCAATTTTTACATTTCAAATTATAAGATCTATTTTCACTCCTATATTTAATACTGCACTCAAAACTGCAGAACTTCCTTTTTATATTTCCAAGAAATTCCTTTCCGCAATAAAAACATACTTTCTTATAAAAATAGCCTTTTTCCGTTTTAACCATTTTCATAATAAATATTTTAGAAATTCTGGTATTCTGTATTGGATACTTCAAAGAAATTAACAATTTTCTTCACATCTTCTTTTTGCAAGAACTTAAGTGGGTTCTGGTCTATTTTGAACTGAGGATCAAATCCAAGCTCTTCCAGTCTTCTGTCAGCTATATATTTCATATATTTTTCCAGTTCTTTGTAAGAAACACCGAATATAGTTGTTCCTCCGAATTTTGTTTTCAGGTAATTAAGCTCCAGTTCAACAGCATCAATAATTGTCTCTCTAATATTGTCAACAAACTTTTCATCATCTACTATTTCAGGATTTTCCTCTACGATGGTAAGTATAGCCTCTATACCATTTTGCAGGTGCAGGGATTCATCAATCAGTATTAATTCAACTCCTGAAACAACATTTTTCATCTTTCCTGTGTCTTTCATAGCAAAGAAATGGGCAAATGCAGAGTAGAAGAACATACCTTCTTGAATAATATTGTTTAGCAGTATTGCCGTTAATATCTGTTTCTTACCTTCCAGTGTGTCAGGGTCAGCCTTTCCATAAGTAATTCTATCAACGGCTCTAATAATAAGCTCCTGCTTCTCCTGAAGTAATTTATCCTCCAGTGTTATGTTATAAATTCTTTTTCTGTCCATCTCGAAGGAGTTAAGAATTATCTCAAAAAAGTCTGAGTGAATATTTTCCATAAACATCTGTGTAGAAAAACTCATCTTTGCATAAGGGTCAGTTAGAACAGGGAAGAATCCATTCCCCAGAACATTCTGAACCAGCAGCTCAGAAGAAGCGAAGTAGCCCACAGATGTATCGAACAGATCTTTCTCTGTAGGTGTTAAAGATTTGTAATCAAGGACATCCTGTTGTATATTTAATTCCTCAGGAAACCAGACAGCTTTTTTCTGTTTGGTGTATATCTCTTTGAATACGGGATATCTTGGGTTTTCAGAGAGCCTGATATTATCTCTAACTGATGTTTTTCCAATGAACTGTAATTTTTTCATGGCTACTCCTCCTGTAGAAGACACTATATATAGTGTTTTTATTTAATGATACCCCTACATGTTGTATATGTCAAATTAAAAATTTTCTAAAAAAATGAATAACTTTTGTTTTCAGAGGTAATATTAATTTTCGGATAGTATTGAAATTTATGAAAAAATTTTTTAAAGTTAGTTATACCTAACTCCAATGGGGGAATCATGGAAAAAGTTGTATGTATATATCATGGTAATTGCACAGATGGGACAACAGCTGCAGCAGTATTGTTAAAAAAATATCCTGATTGTAAGTTATTCCCCTTTGAACATGGATATGATGATGATATGCTGAATCAGCTCTTTGAAAATGTAGATAAAGAGACTGTTGTTTATATAGTTGATTTTTCCCTGAGAAAAGAGGATTTAGAAAAACTTCTTCAAAAAGCAAAAAAAGTTATAAACATAGACCACCACATCAGCGTAAAGGAAATTCTTGAGGAAACTGCGAAAAAATATCCAAACTTTGAGTATATATTTGATAATACCAAATCAGGAGCTTCACTGACATGGAAATATATATTTGGTTCTGAACCACCATGGATTATTAAATATGTGGAAGACCAGGACATCTGGACATGGAAATATGGAGAGAAGACCAAATATGTAAATCTTTATCTACTGCCTTTAACAAATAAACCAGAAGAGATACTAAAACTTTTTGATGAACCTGTTGAGGAGCTAATAGAAAAAGGCAAAGTAATTGCTTCATTCTCAGACTATTTAATAAACAGATTTGTAGAGAGAGCAAAAGAAACCCCTTTAAAAATAGGAAACTATACAGTCAAAGGCTTTAATACTAACTTTTTCCAGTCAGAAATTGGGAATATACTTGCCACAAAATATGATCAGGCTGTTGCTCTGTTTAACTTCTCAGGCACGGATGTTAAATTTAGTTTTAGGAGTAATACAGGCCAGAAACCAGATGCCCTTGATTTAGCACAGATTTTAGGTGGAGGCGGCCATAGAAATGCAGCAGGTGCTCTCGTCCCTGTAGATGAGTTTTTTAAAATGATTGAAATGGCAATGGAGGAAAAAAGTAATGTTCACTGAAAACATGGAAAATCTGACAACCAAAGAAAAAATAGTCAGAATAGGTGCAGAAATAATAGTTAAAGAAGGTTTAAGAAAATTTACTGCAAAAAATATAGCCGATAGACTGGGAATTACAGATGCTGCCATTTTCAAACATTTCAAATCTATGGATGAGATAATTCTGGAAATTATTAATGGTTATGTTTCCCAGTGTTCAAGGAGTGCTATAGAAGCTGTTGAAAAAGGAGAAACTGTCAAAGAAAAACTGGAATTTTTATTAAAGGCACATATAAAGGTTCTTGAAGAGACAAGGGGAGCAGTTCCTGTTTTATGTTTTGAATTTTCAAGGTCAGAGGATTCACAATTTAAGGAGCTTCTTAATGAATTTGTAAAAAGCTATAAAGAAAAAATTTCAGCTATAGTTAAACAGGGTCAGGAAGAAGGATGTATTAAGAAAAATCTCAATCCTGAAGAAGTAGCAATGTTTTTCTTAGGCTCGATCCAGGCAAAAGTATTCGCCTACGTGATTTCTAAAAAGGAAGGTCCAATAATAGAAGACCCTGATGAATTTATAGAAATGGTATTTTACGGCATTATGGAACACTAAAAAAATATCTCTTGTTAAATTATCATAAAAATTATATTTTATATCTCAAAACTTCTGTGGGGAATTCTATGGAAAATAATCAAGAGTGCCCTATTTGTGGTGGCCTTGGCTGGATTATTAAAGAAAATGGTGTTAAAAAGTGTGTTTGCAGGTATTCTGACATAACTGATACAATCTTCAGGAGAATGAATATCCCCAATAGATATAGAGATAAAGATTTATCCAATTTTATTCCTGATAAAAAATACGGACATACATTTATCCTGACCAGAATTGAGGATTATATAAATTCAGATGACTATCTAAAGGGAAAAGGCCTTTTTCTTGTTGGAAAACCAGGTGTTGGGAAAACCCATCTGGCTGTTGGTATTCTAAAGGAATTTTTTAGAAGAAAAGGGATTGTAGGGCTTTTTTATGATACCCGTTCACTTTTGTTTAAGCTTAAATCTTCCTTTGATGGTTCAGCTTCAGCGAGGGAAATTCTTGAAGAAGTAGTAGAGACTCCGATTCTTGTCCTTGATGACCTTGGCTCAGAGAGGCTTTCAGACTGGGCAAGGGATATCTTACACTATATTATTATTAACAGATATAATGAATTAAAACCGATAATAATAACATCAAATATTGAACTGAAATCCCAGAAAAAAGGAGATGAGGACATACTGGAAAACACACTGGAAGAAAGAATGGGAAGTTCTATAGCTTCCCGATTATCCGAAATGTGCGAAGTCTTACCTGTAAAAGGTGAGGATAAAAGGGGAAGTAGATTAACAATAAATGAGGTAAAGAGATGAGAACAGCCACAATAAAAAGGGAAACAAGAGAAACACAGATAGAACTTTCTATAAATCTGGATGGAACAGGGAAATATAACGTTGATACCCCTGTAGGTTTTTTAACTCATATGTTAGAAACATTTTCAAAGCACTCTTTGATAGACCTTGAAGTTATGGCATCTGGAGATATACATGTAAGCCATCATCATACTGTAGAGGATGTTGGAATTGTTCTGGGTATGGCAATAAAAGAGGCTTTAGGGGACAAAAAGGGTATTAGAAGATTTGGAAGTGCGATAATACCTATGGATGAAGCCCTTGCAATGTGTGCTGTAGATTTATCTGGCAGGCCATTATTCTTCTATGATGATATGGGATTAAGGGGGAAAATTACAGAGTTTGATTTTGAGCTTATGGAAGAGTTTTTTAAAGGACTTGTTCTGTCTGCAGGGATAACAGTTCATCTTAAAGCCCTTGCTGGAAAAAATCTTCACCACATTGCTGAATCTCTTACAAAAGCACTGGCCGTGGCATTGAGAAATGCTATAGAAAAAGACCCAAGAAGAACAGATACTCCTTCAACAAAAGGAAGTTTGTAAGGAGACAGGTATGAATAGAAAAGAAAAAATACTGGAGATTTTAAGAGAAAAAAAAGAAACTTCTGTAAAGGAACTTAGTAAGATATTTGGCGTTTCTGAGATGACCATATACAGAGATGTTCGTGAACTGGAACAGGAAGGACACGTAAAAAGGAAGCATGGAGCCGTTTTAATTAATGATAAGGAAGAATCAGAATCTTTGATGGTTGATACATGCCCTATCTGTGATAAACCAATCACAAGAGCTTATCCTTACAGGATTACTATAGAAGACACAAAAGTTGTTGAAACATGCTGTGAGCATTGTGGATTTTTACTCCATAGCAGATATGAAGACAAAAAAGTTTCGGCAATCACATACGATTTTATAACAGAAAATCCTATCAGTGCTTTAAATGCATGGTATGTGGTTGGAAGTTCTGCCGTTCCTTGCTGTAGTCCAAGTGTTATACCATTTGCATCAAAAGAGGATGCAGAAAAATTCAGTAAAGGGTTTGGCGGTCAGGTTATGAGTTTTATAGATGCTTATAACACAATTGTGAACAATATGAACATAAACCTGAAAAGCTGCTGTCATCCACAGGAAACTGTTTTTAGAATTGACCAGCTTAAGAAAAAATCTTAGCCTGCTATAATTGGATATTTTTTCTTCCTGTCTACAAGATGAATATTTTCAACACCGAATTTGTTTTCTTTCAATAAATTAAATACTTCCTGAGCCCTTTCTTTATTTTTAAATCCGATAACAAGGCCACAGAACTCATAAATCTCATTTGGAACAGGTAAAGTTGTAAAATCTTCTATTCCTTTTTCCTTAAGGAAATCTATTGCTCGGAATCCTTCAGGAATTGACATAAATGTGATTATATATTTGGGACCAGCTGATTTAAATATTCTGAAAAAGTATTCATAAAGATGGAGTTTTACACCAATTGCATAAAATCTAACTTTTTCCAGAAGAGTATCCCCATGCCAGCCTGTTCCTCTTTCTATAATGGCTTCATATACCCCATCTTTTTCTTGTAATGAAATCAGTTTATTCCCTGTATCATGGCACCATATCTGTATGTCTTTCTTAAATGCTTTATCATCAGATAAGACTTTTACCTTCTCCCCTACAGGTATTTTTTTTAGTTCTCTGGATACATATATCAGGGGAGTAGGACAGAACATTCCCCTTGCATCTATTGTTTTAATATCTTCCTTTACTTGCATACCAACCTTCCCAGTGGTTCTCCTCCAAGTAAATGCCAGTGGATATGGAAAACTTCCTGACCTGCATCTTTACCTGTATTTACAATAAGTCTAAATCCTGTTTCTGCAATTCCCTGTTGTTTGGCTATCTCGTTTGCCTTAAGGATAATATGCCCAATAACGGGCTTATGT carries:
- a CDS encoding TetR/AcrR family transcriptional regulator, which codes for MFTENMENLTTKEKIVRIGAEIIVKEGLRKFTAKNIADRLGITDAAIFKHFKSMDEIILEIINGYVSQCSRSAIEAVEKGETVKEKLEFLLKAHIKVLEETRGAVPVLCFEFSRSEDSQFKELLNEFVKSYKEKISAIVKQGQEEGCIKKNLNPEEVAMFFLGSIQAKVFAYVISKKEGPIIEDPDEFIEMVFYGIMEH
- a CDS encoding ribonucleotide-diphosphate reductase subunit beta, with product MKKLQFIGKTSVRDNIRLSENPRYPVFKEIYTKQKKAVWFPEELNIQQDVLDYKSLTPTEKDLFDTSVGYFASSELLVQNVLGNGFFPVLTDPYAKMSFSTQMFMENIHSDFFEIILNSFEMDRKRIYNITLEDKLLQEKQELIIRAVDRITYGKADPDTLEGKKQILTAILLNNIIQEGMFFYSAFAHFFAMKDTGKMKNVVSGVELILIDESLHLQNGIEAILTIVEENPEIVDDEKFVDNIRETIIDAVELELNYLKTKFGGTTIFGVSYKELEKYMKYIADRRLEELGFDPQFKIDQNPLKFLQKEDVKKIVNFFEVSNTEYQNF
- a CDS encoding DeoR family transcriptional regulator; translation: MNRKEKILEILREKKETSVKELSKIFGVSEMTIYRDVRELEQEGHVKRKHGAVLINDKEESESLMVDTCPICDKPITRAYPYRITIEDTKVVETCCEHCGFLLHSRYEDKKVSAITYDFITENPISALNAWYVVGSSAVPCCSPSVIPFASKEDAEKFSKGFGGQVMSFIDAYNTIVNNMNINLKSCCHPQETVFRIDQLKKKS
- a CDS encoding sulfurtransferase TusA family protein; amino-acid sequence: MQVKEDIKTIDARGMFCPTPLIYVSRELKKIPVGEKVKVLSDDKAFKKDIQIWCHDTGNKLISLQEKDGVYEAIIERGTGWHGDTLLEKVRFYAIGVKLHLYEYFFRIFKSAGPKYIITFMSIPEGFRAIDFLKEKGIEDFTTLPVPNEIYEFCGLVIGFKNKERAQEVFNLLKENKFGVENIHLVDRKKKYPIIAG
- a CDS encoding DHHA1 domain-containing protein, with amino-acid sequence MEKVVCIYHGNCTDGTTAAAVLLKKYPDCKLFPFEHGYDDDMLNQLFENVDKETVVYIVDFSLRKEDLEKLLQKAKKVINIDHHISVKEILEETAKKYPNFEYIFDNTKSGASLTWKYIFGSEPPWIIKYVEDQDIWTWKYGEKTKYVNLYLLPLTNKPEEILKLFDEPVEELIEKGKVIASFSDYLINRFVERAKETPLKIGNYTVKGFNTNFFQSEIGNILATKYDQAVALFNFSGTDVKFSFRSNTGQKPDALDLAQILGGGGHRNAAGALVPVDEFFKMIEMAMEEKSNVH
- the hisB gene encoding imidazoleglycerol-phosphate dehydratase HisB produces the protein MRTATIKRETRETQIELSINLDGTGKYNVDTPVGFLTHMLETFSKHSLIDLEVMASGDIHVSHHHTVEDVGIVLGMAIKEALGDKKGIRRFGSAIIPMDEALAMCAVDLSGRPLFFYDDMGLRGKITEFDFELMEEFFKGLVLSAGITVHLKALAGKNLHHIAESLTKALAVALRNAIEKDPRRTDTPSTKGSL
- a CDS encoding histidine triad nucleotide-binding protein codes for the protein MSECIFCKIINKEIPADMVYEDDIMVAFKDINPQAKVHILLVPKEHIPNNLYLEGRHKPVIGHIILKANEIAKQQGIAETGFRLIVNTGKDAGQEVFHIHWHLLGGEPLGRLVCK
- a CDS encoding LAGLIDADG family homing endonuclease, translating into MKMVKTEKGYFYKKVCFYCGKEFLGNIKRKFCSFECSIKYRSENRSYNLKCKNCGKNFKGHNPRQFYCHTCKENLKKRICQKCGKVFKVNKVFEKQKFCSKACERKYNFNEYVFNKIETFEQAYWFGFLMGDGHIRYDIKRNIRELILGLSEKDYPHIIKFVKFLGFQDRNIPIKYDKKRKSYILRVASKTLVENLKENGFPVKDKTNKAYIPDFKKNFLKQAAILGLFDADGSAFVSGKVFYISLCGTKSVCETFSDFMEIEDKFIKKIKSTNIYEIKVGKQKKELIYKFYKKLYQNAPIYLERKKAVFEKFLKS
- a CDS encoding ATP-binding protein, with translation MENNQECPICGGLGWIIKENGVKKCVCRYSDITDTIFRRMNIPNRYRDKDLSNFIPDKKYGHTFILTRIEDYINSDDYLKGKGLFLVGKPGVGKTHLAVGILKEFFRRKGIVGLFYDTRSLLFKLKSSFDGSASAREILEEVVETPILVLDDLGSERLSDWARDILHYIIINRYNELKPIIITSNIELKSQKKGDEDILENTLEERMGSSIASRLSEMCEVLPVKGEDKRGSRLTINEVKR